One segment of Actinomyces sp. 432 DNA contains the following:
- a CDS encoding PTS sugar transporter subunit IIA — MNTLIHSPLAGRVIALSDVPDPVFAAGMLGPGVAVDPDPADGGNVTALAPVSGRVTKIHPHAFIVADTSGRGVLVHLGLDTVQLEGEGFTLLVEQGDAVTVGDPVVTWCPSAVAAGGRSPIVPVVALQADAAQIAQAAARTHVDAGEALFTWA, encoded by the coding sequence ATGAACACCTTGATCCACTCCCCTCTTGCTGGTCGCGTGATCGCGCTCAGCGATGTGCCGGACCCGGTGTTTGCCGCCGGGATGCTCGGTCCCGGAGTCGCCGTCGACCCCGATCCCGCCGACGGTGGGAACGTGACCGCGCTGGCCCCGGTCAGCGGGAGAGTCACCAAGATCCACCCCCATGCCTTCATCGTGGCTGACACCTCCGGGCGCGGTGTCCTGGTACACCTGGGCCTGGACACCGTGCAGCTGGAAGGGGAGGGCTTCACGCTTCTGGTTGAGCAGGGCGATGCCGTAACCGTAGGCGACCCGGTGGTCACCTGGTGCCCGAGCGCCGTCGCCGCCGGCGGCCGCAGTCCGATCGTCCCGGTCGTAGCCCTCCAGGCTGACGCCGCTCAGATAGCCCAGGCCGCCGCCCGTACCCATGTGGATGCGGGCGAGGCCCTATTCACCTGGGCCTGA
- the pepN gene encoding aminopeptidase N: MPGQNLTREEAVARAAVVSADSYDVVLDLSGAADSANATFRSTTTVRFTATPGASTFIDLIAPAVHAVTLNGNELDPQQVFADSRIALADLRADNELTVVADCAYMHTGEGLHRFTDPADGETYLYTQFEVPDARRVYAVFEQPDLKAPFRFTVTVPEGWTVLSNSPTPVPTPAAVGTHTFAFTPSERISSYITAIVAGPYTGTTDVYTAADGRNIPLGVYCRKSLAEFMDAEEILSITKNGFAYYEELFGTPYAFSKYDQAFVPEFNAGAMENAGIVTHRDDYIFRSRPVQARVERRAETILHELAHMWFGDLVTMKWWDDLWLNESFAEYCSTLAVAEATRWTDAWTTFQVLEKNWAYNQDQLSSTHPIAAQINDLHDVEVNFDGITYAKGASVLSALVAYVGRESFFAGIKNYLAAHAYANATLADLLGELEKVSGRDLSAWTRVWLQEAGVTTLRLELDTDADGVLTSAAIVQEIPAGSPASLRPHRVVLGSYALGSQAPAALERTGRIELDVAGARTEVAELVGTVRPDVLLLNDEDLTYAKVRLDAASLATGLAHVESFTTSLPRSVLVASAWDMVRDGELPAVDFLAAALRALRAETHSSVVQGLLARVATCLSAYLPPAERREAAASTTDTLLDLARAAEAGSDTQLQLVRAVAAHAVTSNQLDAVAAWLAGSAPLPGLVVDQDLRWELLVGLVAAGRCGEAEIAAEEARDRTTTGRERAAQARAAVPTAEAKAAAWRELVDNASLPNETQVKMLAGFNMVERNPELLAPYVSEYVREADGIWSSRTFHMAENLLARLWSTTTVGLPGVDPAAALEGWLAAHIDAPAAFRRIVSENLDDTLRVMRVQARGHAGE; encoded by the coding sequence GTGCCCGGTCAGAACCTCACCCGCGAGGAGGCGGTGGCGCGCGCCGCCGTCGTCTCCGCCGACAGTTACGACGTCGTCCTGGATCTGTCCGGCGCCGCGGACTCCGCCAACGCCACCTTCCGTTCCACCACGACGGTCCGCTTCACCGCCACCCCGGGGGCGTCCACCTTCATCGACCTGATCGCCCCGGCAGTGCACGCGGTGACACTCAACGGGAACGAGCTCGACCCGCAGCAGGTCTTCGCCGACTCGCGTATCGCGCTGGCGGACCTGCGCGCGGACAACGAGCTGACCGTGGTCGCCGACTGCGCCTATATGCACACCGGAGAGGGCCTGCACCGCTTCACCGACCCGGCTGACGGCGAGACCTACCTGTACACCCAGTTCGAGGTGCCCGACGCCCGCCGCGTGTACGCCGTGTTCGAGCAGCCCGATCTGAAGGCCCCCTTCCGCTTCACCGTCACCGTGCCCGAGGGCTGGACGGTGCTGTCCAACTCCCCCACGCCCGTACCCACGCCGGCCGCCGTCGGCACACACACCTTCGCCTTTACGCCCAGCGAGCGCATCAGCTCCTACATCACGGCGATCGTGGCTGGCCCTTATACGGGAACCACCGACGTCTACACGGCCGCCGACGGCCGCAACATTCCCCTGGGCGTGTACTGCCGCAAGAGCCTGGCGGAGTTCATGGACGCCGAGGAGATCCTGTCGATCACCAAGAACGGCTTCGCCTACTACGAGGAGCTATTCGGCACTCCGTACGCCTTCAGCAAGTACGACCAGGCCTTCGTGCCCGAGTTCAACGCCGGCGCGATGGAGAACGCCGGCATCGTCACCCACCGCGACGACTACATCTTCCGTTCCCGCCCCGTGCAGGCACGCGTCGAGCGCCGCGCCGAGACCATCCTGCACGAGCTGGCACACATGTGGTTCGGGGACCTGGTCACCATGAAGTGGTGGGACGACCTGTGGCTGAACGAGTCCTTCGCCGAGTACTGCTCCACGCTCGCCGTCGCCGAAGCCACCCGCTGGACCGACGCCTGGACCACCTTCCAGGTGCTGGAGAAGAACTGGGCGTACAACCAGGACCAGCTCTCCTCCACCCACCCGATCGCCGCGCAGATCAACGACCTGCACGATGTGGAGGTCAACTTCGACGGCATCACCTACGCCAAGGGCGCCTCCGTGCTGTCCGCGCTGGTGGCGTATGTGGGACGCGAGTCATTCTTCGCCGGCATCAAGAACTACCTGGCGGCCCACGCCTACGCCAACGCCACTCTGGCCGACCTGCTTGGCGAGCTGGAAAAAGTCTCCGGCCGCGACCTGTCCGCCTGGACCCGGGTCTGGCTGCAGGAAGCGGGTGTGACCACACTGCGCCTGGAGCTGGACACCGATGCCGACGGCGTGCTCACCTCCGCCGCGATCGTGCAGGAGATTCCGGCAGGCTCGCCGGCCTCGCTGCGCCCCCACCGCGTGGTGCTGGGCTCCTACGCCCTCGGGTCCCAGGCCCCGGCCGCCCTGGAGCGCACCGGACGCATTGAGCTCGACGTCGCCGGGGCGCGCACCGAGGTGGCCGAGCTGGTAGGCACCGTACGCCCTGATGTCCTCCTACTGAACGATGAGGACCTGACCTACGCCAAGGTGCGCCTGGACGCCGCCTCGCTCGCCACCGGGCTGGCGCATGTTGAGTCCTTCACCACCTCCCTGCCACGCTCGGTGCTGGTGGCCAGCGCCTGGGACATGGTGCGCGACGGCGAGCTGCCGGCCGTCGACTTCCTGGCCGCCGCGCTGCGAGCACTGCGTGCCGAGACGCATTCCAGCGTAGTGCAGGGGCTGCTGGCGCGGGTGGCGACCTGCCTGTCGGCCTACCTGCCCCCGGCCGAGCGTCGGGAAGCGGCTGCGTCGACCACTGACACGCTGCTGGACCTAGCACGCGCCGCCGAGGCCGGCAGCGACACCCAGCTACAGCTGGTGCGCGCCGTCGCCGCTCATGCCGTCACCAGCAACCAGCTCGACGCCGTCGCCGCCTGGCTGGCCGGGTCGGCACCCCTGCCGGGCCTGGTGGTGGACCAGGACCTGCGCTGGGAGCTGCTGGTGGGGCTGGTCGCCGCCGGCCGCTGCGGCGAGGCGGAGATCGCCGCCGAGGAGGCGCGCGACCGTACAACCACGGGCCGTGAGCGCGCCGCCCAGGCGCGGGCCGCCGTTCCCACCGCGGAGGCGAAGGCGGCAGCCTGGCGCGAGCTGGTGGACAACGCCTCCCTGCCCAATGAGACTCAGGTGAAGATGCTCGCCGGCTTCAACATGGTCGAGCGCAACCCCGAGCTGCTGGCCCCCTACGTCTCGGAGTACGTCAGGGAGGCAGACGGCATCTGGAGCTCGCGCACCTTCCACATGGCCGAGAATCTGCTGGCCAGACTGTGGTCTACCACCACCGTGGGGCTGCCCGGCGTCGACCCGGCCGCCGCTCTGGAGGGCTGGCTGGCCGCTCACATCGATGCTCCCGCCGCCTTCCGCCGGATTGTGAGCGAGAACCTCGACGACACCCTCAGGGTGATGCGAGTCCAGGCCCGGGGACACGCGGGCGAGTGA